The following proteins are encoded in a genomic region of Deinococcus cellulosilyticus NBRC 106333 = KACC 11606:
- a CDS encoding helix-turn-helix transcriptional regulator: MEHPPSARLLKLLALLQQHRVCPGPLLSEELHVSRRTLRRDVEKLRQLGYGIEANPGPLGGYRMVSRDHLPPLLFEEDEAVVIAVALLGTLMSGGDLSDASLRAWSKLHPLLPEETKRKVSAVLESTLTWRDTPALQTHLGTLGVLGAACRRAEVVRFGYHKPEGSVASRRAEPFRLVHLYDHWYLVAFDTERDGWRIFRVDRIRDVVVTRQRFEAHKRPFEDPVSFVLQSLQQAPQPYQGEVIIKASLETIRARLQGVLPGRLEPLGEHRCRLTYSSPSLQGVLHMLVSLDADFDLEGPEELLWAVSQLGLRFTAGSQPSP; encoded by the coding sequence GTGGAACATCCCCCATCCGCCAGGCTTCTGAAACTCCTCGCCCTGCTGCAACAGCACCGGGTGTGCCCTGGCCCTCTGCTCTCAGAGGAACTGCACGTCAGCAGGCGCACCCTCAGGCGGGACGTGGAAAAATTGCGCCAGCTTGGTTACGGCATCGAGGCCAACCCCGGACCGCTCGGCGGGTACCGGATGGTTTCCCGGGACCACCTGCCTCCACTGCTCTTTGAGGAAGACGAAGCAGTGGTGATCGCGGTGGCCTTGCTGGGCACCCTGATGTCTGGTGGAGACCTGTCCGACGCCTCCCTCAGGGCCTGGTCGAAACTTCACCCCCTGCTGCCCGAAGAAACGAAACGTAAAGTGTCCGCCGTGCTGGAGAGCACCCTCACCTGGCGTGACACCCCGGCCCTGCAGACCCACCTGGGCACCCTGGGGGTGCTGGGGGCGGCCTGTCGGAGGGCGGAAGTGGTCCGCTTCGGGTACCACAAACCAGAAGGCAGTGTTGCTTCCCGGCGTGCCGAACCTTTCAGGCTGGTTCACCTGTACGACCACTGGTACCTGGTGGCATTTGACACAGAGCGGGACGGGTGGAGGATCTTCCGGGTGGACCGCATCCGTGACGTGGTGGTCACCCGGCAGCGGTTTGAAGCACACAAAAGGCCTTTTGAGGACCCGGTGTCCTTTGTGCTTCAGTCCCTGCAGCAGGCCCCTCAACCTTACCAGGGGGAAGTCATCATCAAGGCGTCCCTGGAAACCATCAGAGCAAGGCTCCAGGGGGTCTTGCCTGGACGACTGGAACCGCTGGGGGAACACCGGTGTCGCCTGACGTACTCCAGCCCTTCTTTGCAGGGTGTGCTTCACATGCTGGTTTCACTGGACGCAGATTTTGACCTCGAAGGTCCTGAAGAGCTTCTCTGGGCCGTGTCCCAGCTGGGCTTGCGATTCACTGCCGGAAGTCAGCCATCCCCCTGA